In Niallia sp. FSL W8-0635, one genomic interval encodes:
- a CDS encoding DNA methyltransferase, with translation MVNANEQLSFGDEQSEADNGPVVCLGMTFDNEDERREYFRNELRKKLPELRNIEGFPIGEDEDIIALSDPPYYTVCPNPWINNFIGEWKHEQGEKKQVDHPLAIDVSEGKNDPIYVAHSYHTKVPYRAIMRYMLNYTNPGDIVFDGFSGTGMTGVAAEKCQDTEIVKELMGDDYTDGMVGKRNAVLVDISPAATFIAQNHSKKTKLPDTYDVLKRVLHDLRTEMVWLVSTLGTTMEKVPGQHAKNIFLEDRSHFGEINYVIWSEIYQCPSCNQEINYWDATVEEQDGKDVNKDLSCPHCSATFLKRNLEKILVTYFDPIANDLVEIPKTVPVRINYTYKGKRYNKKPDWYDFEVLKWLENYTEYSKVRKSKFVDGIKTSEPIRNGLIYFHQMYTRKNLSLLDKFLQLSEGTGTEIEAQFLLGSAIPRLSKFNRYMPQHNRHVGPMANTLYLPPLSAEINPISQLELQLNKFLNAWTENQYAGNVITTQSSTRLPIEDNSIDYIFLDPPFGANIMYSELNFIREAWLKVFTNNKKEAIENKAQGKTLGDYTDLMSESFKEAYRILKPNSWITVEFSNTSASVWNAIQFVIQNAGFVIASVDALDKKRGGFHGIITTTGVKQDLVISAYKPTDESVIQMKSERNTADSAWTFINQHLNKLPVFIGVKGNASVVVERTPRILYDRMIAYHVLTGLPIPINALDFQEELAQRYPMRDGMVFLESQVAEYDKKRILAKDFAQQSLFVSDENSAIEWIRQQLMKKTQTRQDIHPDFMKELQHIAKHEEIPELDELLNQNFLRYDGDGPVPNQILTYLRRTYKDLRGLEPTDRKVVEKAIHRWYVPDPNKQADLEKLREKALLREYEGYLQELEGNKKKLKTFRTEAIRAGFKKAYSEKDFESIVKVGERIPEIVIQEDDKLLMYYDNACIRLGL, from the coding sequence ATGGTTAATGCAAATGAGCAACTTTCATTTGGTGATGAACAATCTGAAGCAGACAATGGTCCTGTTGTCTGCTTAGGTATGACTTTTGATAATGAAGATGAACGTCGTGAATATTTTCGGAATGAGTTAAGAAAGAAATTGCCAGAATTGAGGAATATAGAAGGGTTCCCGATTGGAGAAGATGAGGACATTATTGCCTTGTCTGATCCACCTTACTATACCGTATGTCCCAATCCTTGGATAAATAATTTTATCGGAGAATGGAAACACGAGCAAGGAGAAAAAAAGCAAGTTGACCATCCACTTGCAATTGATGTTAGTGAAGGTAAAAATGATCCAATTTATGTCGCACATAGTTATCATACAAAAGTTCCATATCGAGCGATTATGAGATATATGCTTAATTATACAAATCCAGGTGATATCGTATTCGATGGTTTTTCTGGAACCGGAATGACAGGTGTAGCGGCAGAGAAATGTCAAGATACGGAAATTGTCAAAGAATTAATGGGGGATGATTATACAGATGGCATGGTCGGAAAACGAAATGCCGTATTAGTTGATATTTCACCAGCAGCTACATTTATAGCACAGAACCATTCGAAAAAAACGAAATTGCCAGATACATACGATGTTCTGAAGAGGGTATTACATGATTTAAGAACAGAAATGGTATGGTTGGTTTCTACGCTTGGAACAACGATGGAAAAAGTACCAGGACAGCATGCAAAAAATATATTTTTAGAAGATAGGTCTCATTTTGGAGAGATCAACTATGTCATTTGGAGTGAAATTTATCAGTGTCCGTCATGTAATCAAGAGATCAATTATTGGGACGCAACTGTCGAGGAACAGGATGGAAAAGATGTTAACAAGGATCTTAGTTGCCCTCATTGTAGTGCTACTTTTTTAAAAAGAAACCTAGAGAAGATTTTAGTTACATATTTTGATCCTATTGCAAATGATCTAGTCGAAATTCCGAAGACTGTACCTGTACGAATTAATTATACATATAAAGGAAAAAGATATAACAAGAAACCTGATTGGTACGATTTCGAAGTCTTAAAATGGCTTGAAAATTACACTGAATATTCAAAGGTAAGGAAGAGCAAGTTTGTCGATGGGATTAAGACCAGTGAACCAATTAGGAATGGCTTAATCTATTTCCATCAAATGTATACTCGTAAAAATTTGAGTTTACTTGATAAGTTTTTGCAGCTAAGTGAAGGAACTGGTACGGAAATTGAAGCCCAATTCCTATTAGGAAGTGCAATCCCTCGATTGTCAAAATTTAATCGCTATATGCCACAGCATAATCGGCATGTTGGCCCTATGGCGAATACATTGTATCTTCCGCCATTATCTGCTGAAATTAATCCAATTTCGCAACTTGAGTTACAGTTAAATAAATTTTTAAATGCGTGGACGGAAAATCAGTATGCTGGCAATGTAATAACTACTCAGAGTAGCACGAGATTACCGATAGAGGATAATTCAATTGATTATATCTTTTTAGATCCTCCATTTGGTGCAAATATTATGTATTCTGAGCTGAATTTCATTAGGGAAGCATGGTTGAAAGTATTCACTAACAATAAAAAAGAAGCTATTGAAAACAAAGCTCAAGGGAAAACACTAGGTGATTATACGGATCTGATGAGTGAATCATTCAAGGAAGCCTATCGAATATTGAAACCAAATAGCTGGATAACGGTAGAATTCTCAAATACTTCAGCTAGTGTTTGGAATGCGATCCAATTTGTTATCCAAAATGCTGGATTTGTAATTGCAAGTGTCGATGCTCTTGATAAAAAACGAGGTGGTTTCCATGGCATTATTACAACCACAGGAGTGAAACAAGATTTAGTCATCTCTGCATATAAGCCTACTGATGAAAGTGTAATCCAGATGAAATCTGAAAGGAATACAGCGGATTCGGCATGGACCTTCATTAATCAACATTTGAATAAGTTACCTGTTTTTATAGGAGTCAAAGGTAATGCATCGGTAGTTGTGGAGAGAACCCCAAGAATTTTGTATGATAGAATGATTGCTTATCATGTCCTAACTGGATTACCTATTCCTATCAATGCATTAGATTTTCAAGAAGAACTTGCACAGCGGTACCCAATGCGTGATGGAATGGTATTCTTAGAATCTCAAGTGGCTGAGTATGATAAAAAAAGAATATTGGCAAAAGATTTTGCTCAACAATCTCTTTTTGTATCAGATGAAAATAGTGCAATTGAGTGGATCCGTCAGCAGTTAATGAAAAAGACACAAACTCGACAAGATATCCACCCAGACTTCATGAAAGAATTACAACATATTGCAAAGCACGAAGAAATACCTGAACTCGATGAATTACTAAATCAAAATTTCTTAAGATATGATGGGGATGGACCTGTTCCTAATCAAATTCTGACATATTTAAGAAGAACGTACAAAGATTTACGTGGTTTGGAGCCAACTGATCGTAAAGTAGTTGAAAAGGCTATACATCGTTGGTATGTCCCGGATCCAAATAAGCAGGCTGACTTGGAAAAACTTCGTGAAAAGGCATTATTGCGAGAATATGAAGGTTATTTACAAGAACTTGAAGGTAATAAAAAGAAATTAAAAACCTTTCGAACTGAAGCAATTCGTGCCGGTTTCAAAAAGGCTTATAGTGAAAAGGATTTTGAAAGCATTGTAAAAGTTGGTGAGCGAATCCCAGAGATCGTAATACAAGAAGACGATAAATTACTCATGTATTATGATAATGCATGTATACGTTTAGGATTATAG
- the pglZ gene encoding BREX-3 system phosphatase PglZ, whose product MLGWRKQIIDKIQLQQASLILVSDKDNLLNDEFVLKELQSHGFDTVRFEDSITFRYLYEQKYRTNHSERKLVIYVNEDVVFPYEFQRKALNVKVSLQTLFPKFSLNIIRQMDRDDLDALYTVHQQYQGTPSERETLEYIIKFVYKIPYDTIDSESDLYKTLLSIHYQSKELPNVVQEFLYRKWKSLPAFTGLSLKKMIQSRTFFYHYIGQRWDNYVRQYLQVKKGQINDSTDVYESNPLANHDVRRLMNDLFLEGQISKVKEVLIPDAIPDWMRIGIEEASNKETVENQLNYLRDKILDCLSSANQYKDWFHINGLIAEFKLVSMKSDINKTIIEKTMKDVNEKFMGWIVNQYHTLTSLPPYPKPKLVHHLPHVISKERQGNEKVALLVLDGMNFVQWRVVQKYLQEEGFLFEEQQVFAWVPTLTSVSRQAIFSGNVPLTFSNSIQTTTAEERLWKSFWENHGVLKQYVTYQKGLGNEDYDKHTIQGLTRKSSKVYGAVIDVIDQLTHHAVLGEKSIFSNLALWLETNYLVNFLSDLIDVGYSVYLTSDHGNTNATGIGRVSEGVLVEQKGERVRIYNDMTFYEDAASKLSLQKWPSIGLPENYHVLLAGYGQAFVPKNQSIVTHGGISIEEVIVPFVKVLKNKGSGLGE is encoded by the coding sequence ATGCTCGGATGGCGTAAACAAATTATTGATAAAATTCAATTACAGCAAGCATCACTAATTTTAGTGTCAGATAAAGATAATTTATTGAACGATGAATTTGTCTTAAAAGAATTGCAATCACACGGGTTTGATACGGTTAGATTTGAAGATAGTATTACATTTCGTTATCTGTATGAGCAAAAGTATCGCACTAATCATTCTGAACGTAAATTAGTGATTTATGTGAATGAGGATGTTGTATTTCCATACGAATTTCAAAGAAAAGCATTGAACGTTAAGGTTAGTTTGCAAACTTTATTTCCTAAGTTCTCATTAAATATTATCCGACAAATGGATAGAGACGATCTTGATGCCTTGTATACTGTTCATCAACAGTATCAAGGCACTCCATCTGAGAGAGAAACATTAGAGTATATTATTAAATTCGTATATAAAATACCTTATGACACGATAGATAGTGAATCTGATTTATATAAGACTTTATTGTCAATACATTATCAATCAAAAGAGCTACCCAATGTAGTTCAGGAGTTTCTTTATCGAAAGTGGAAAAGTCTTCCAGCTTTTACGGGCTTGTCATTAAAAAAGATGATTCAATCACGAACTTTCTTTTATCATTATATAGGTCAAAGATGGGATAATTATGTCAGACAATACCTTCAAGTGAAAAAAGGACAAATTAATGATTCAACTGATGTATATGAAAGTAATCCGTTGGCTAATCATGATGTAAGAAGGTTAATGAATGATTTATTCCTTGAAGGGCAAATATCTAAGGTGAAAGAAGTATTAATACCAGATGCTATTCCTGATTGGATGCGAATAGGAATTGAAGAAGCATCTAATAAAGAGACAGTTGAGAATCAATTAAACTATTTACGTGATAAAATATTAGATTGTTTATCAAGTGCCAATCAATATAAAGATTGGTTCCATATAAATGGATTAATTGCAGAATTTAAGCTAGTTTCCATGAAAAGTGACATCAATAAGACTATAATTGAAAAAACAATGAAAGATGTAAACGAAAAATTCATGGGGTGGATCGTAAATCAGTACCATACATTGACCAGTTTGCCACCTTATCCAAAACCAAAACTTGTTCATCATCTTCCACATGTGATTAGTAAGGAAAGACAAGGTAATGAAAAAGTAGCGTTGTTAGTTCTTGATGGAATGAATTTTGTTCAATGGCGAGTGGTTCAGAAGTATTTGCAAGAGGAAGGTTTTTTATTTGAAGAACAACAAGTCTTTGCGTGGGTTCCAACTCTAACATCTGTGTCTCGTCAAGCAATCTTCTCAGGTAACGTTCCTTTAACCTTTAGCAATTCGATACAAACAACAACAGCGGAAGAAAGACTTTGGAAATCATTTTGGGAAAATCATGGTGTCCTAAAACAATATGTTACCTATCAGAAAGGTCTTGGAAACGAAGATTATGATAAACATACAATCCAGGGTCTAACTAGAAAGTCATCCAAGGTATATGGGGCAGTTATCGACGTGATTGATCAGTTAACACACCATGCAGTATTAGGAGAAAAGAGTATTTTTTCAAATCTTGCATTATGGTTAGAAACAAACTATCTTGTCAATTTTCTATCGGATTTAATAGATGTAGGATATTCCGTATACCTTACATCTGATCATGGAAACACCAATGCAACTGGAATTGGTCGCGTGTCAGAAGGTGTACTTGTTGAACAAAAAGGAGAGCGAGTACGAATATATAATGATATGACGTTTTATGAAGATGCTGCATCTAAACTATCCTTACAAAAATGGCCTAGTATTGGATTACCTGAAAATTATCATGTTTTACTTGCTGGATATGGCCAAGCTTTTGTCCCTAAAAATCAATCAATTGTAACACATGGTGGAATTAGTATAGAAGAAGTAATTGTTCCTTTTGTAAAGGTACTAAAGAATAAGGGAAGTGGATTGGGTGAGTAA